The following coding sequences lie in one Desulfuribacillus stibiiarsenatis genomic window:
- a CDS encoding YpiB family protein gives MSNSVSIADKKQFLRWFVRNYVLQSNEATWLLTYLCSDDEVLRRVHFVEEANFSLRTIIISSNCVKMKPFVFYNKKKILYNVEETFMELYKNLNEDIYIVLYFKDRHNSPEYAYIVEKTSKPKINNSISIQADMIIEQATVNFKIYDLYRKIDLALDGQNKEEFFQLSELLFELLNKNESERIPIKN, from the coding sequence GTGTCTAACTCTGTTAGTATTGCAGACAAAAAACAATTTTTACGATGGTTTGTAAGAAACTATGTTTTACAAAGTAATGAAGCCACATGGTTATTGACATATCTGTGCTCAGATGATGAAGTTTTACGAAGAGTTCATTTCGTTGAAGAAGCTAATTTTTCATTACGTACAATTATCATATCTTCTAATTGTGTGAAGATGAAACCATTTGTATTTTATAATAAAAAGAAGATCCTTTACAATGTGGAAGAAACTTTTATGGAGTTATATAAGAATTTAAATGAAGATATTTATATTGTTTTATATTTTAAGGACAGACATAACTCACCCGAATATGCTTATATAGTTGAGAAAACGTCTAAACCTAAAATTAACAATTCTATTTCTATTCAAGCAGATATGATAATAGAGCAAGCAACTGTCAATTTTAAAATCTATGATTTGTATAGAAAAATCGATTTAGCACTAGACGGTCAGAACAAAGAAGAGTTCTTTCAGCTCTCAGAACTATTATTTGAATTGCTTAATAAAAATGAATCAGAGCGAATACCAATAAAAAACTAA
- a CDS encoding DedA family protein, with the protein MGIIDNIFTLLIPWFSTYGLLIIFVVMLLETIWIPMPGEFILPFAGYMVLVNQLVFVEVMFVAITGCLIGSSIAYFIGYAYGRMTANYFLGKRRKLAISFIKTTRWFQSYGETTVIWGRSMPLIRISISYVAGMFKMNYLKFLSYSFLGWTLWCTILLSIGLFLGEKWENIISYLPILTGIILFIIIVIVSRIFYTSYYLNHKAKK; encoded by the coding sequence TTGGGTATTATTGATAATATATTCACTTTATTAATACCATGGTTCTCAACCTACGGGCTTTTAATAATTTTTGTCGTAATGTTACTTGAAACAATATGGATTCCTATGCCCGGAGAATTCATACTCCCTTTTGCAGGTTATATGGTATTAGTCAATCAATTAGTCTTTGTGGAGGTAATGTTTGTTGCTATTACAGGCTGTTTAATCGGATCAAGCATTGCTTACTTTATAGGATATGCTTACGGTAGGATGACGGCTAATTATTTTCTTGGAAAACGTAGAAAGTTAGCGATTAGCTTTATAAAAACGACCAGATGGTTCCAAAGCTATGGGGAAACGACAGTAATTTGGGGTAGATCTATGCCACTTATAAGAATCAGCATTTCTTATGTGGCCGGCATGTTTAAGATGAACTATCTAAAATTTTTGAGCTATTCCTTTCTAGGTTGGACACTATGGTGTACAATACTGTTAAGCATAGGTCTATTCTTAGGGGAAAAATGGGAGAATATCATTTCATATTTACCGATTTTGACAGGTATTATTTTATTTATCATCATTGTCATTGTAAGTCGTATTTTTTACACTTCTTATTACTTAAATCACAAGGCAAAAAAATAA